The following are from one region of the Actinoplanes sp. L3-i22 genome:
- a CDS encoding UdgX family uracil-DNA binding protein (This protein belongs to the uracil DNA glycosylase superfamily, members of which act in excision repair of DNA. However, it belongs more specifically to UdgX branch, whose founding member was found to bind uracil in DNA (where it does not belong), without cleaving it, appears to promote DNA repair by a pathway involving RecA, rather than base excision.) produces the protein MPTTGAPAGAQQWVPPRPHSIDELKQAAADCHGCELHENATQTVFGRGAPHAKIVFVGEQPGDVEDQRGLPFVGPAGRLLREAVDDAGIDPAELYITNSVKHFRFELRGQRRIHQTPGPAHITACRPWLVAEFSLLKPQLVVILGATAGKALLGPSFRVNRSRGQLMAWPGSAEHPEDFPVADIRALATIHPSAVLRADNRDIAYQGLVDDLKIAAGAVAA, from the coding sequence ATGCCAACGACCGGAGCTCCGGCCGGCGCGCAGCAGTGGGTGCCGCCGCGACCGCACAGCATCGACGAGCTCAAGCAGGCCGCCGCCGACTGCCATGGCTGTGAGCTGCACGAGAACGCGACCCAGACGGTCTTCGGCCGGGGCGCGCCACACGCGAAGATCGTCTTCGTCGGCGAGCAGCCCGGTGACGTGGAGGACCAGCGGGGCCTGCCGTTCGTCGGTCCGGCCGGCCGGCTGCTGCGGGAGGCGGTGGACGATGCCGGGATCGACCCGGCCGAGCTGTACATCACCAACTCCGTGAAGCACTTCCGTTTCGAGCTGCGGGGGCAGCGGCGCATCCACCAGACGCCCGGTCCCGCGCACATCACCGCCTGCCGGCCCTGGCTGGTGGCCGAGTTCTCCCTGTTGAAGCCGCAGCTCGTGGTCATCCTCGGGGCGACCGCGGGCAAGGCGCTGCTGGGTCCGTCGTTCCGGGTCAACCGTTCCCGGGGCCAGCTGATGGCCTGGCCGGGCTCGGCCGAGCATCCGGAGGACTTCCCGGTGGCCGATATCCGGGCGCTGGCCACGATCCACCCGTCGGCGGTGCTCCGCGCGGACAATCGGGACATCGCCTATCAGGGGCTGGTCGACGACCTGAAGATCGCGGCCGGAGCCGTCGCCGCCTGA
- a CDS encoding aminotransferase class I/II-fold pyridoxal phosphate-dependent enzyme, translated as MAEQYQVSGETAAEISSSIEAGVVRGDWVFGAALPPVRVLAGALHVSPATVAKAYQELRHRGVVETEGRRGTRIRARPPVTPTRAALRLAVPANVLDLSSGEPDLRLLPPLGPPLRAVAERVGPPQGYTSAVTMPELVEAARARLLDQGIPVADAAIAVTAGTLDSIERLLIAHLRPGDAVAVEDPSWANLLDLIAALGMRPLPVTIDEEGPEPESLAAALRAGARAVMITVRAQNPTGALVSAARAATLRDLLAEHPDLLLVEDDHAAELATEPPHVIGPVTRWWAFVRSASKPFGPDLRIAVLAGDETSIARVTGRMRIGMGWVSTLSQRLLLELWRDAGVTELVAGAARSYAGRRRALLDLLREQGIPAFGAAGINVWVPVTDETHAVATLRDAGYAVAPGARFRVSSPPGVRITIGPLDEPDLPPLARAVAAAARPVGGIVMR; from the coding sequence GTGGCAGAACAATATCAGGTCAGTGGTGAGACCGCCGCCGAGATTTCGTCGAGCATCGAGGCCGGTGTGGTGCGGGGCGACTGGGTCTTCGGCGCCGCGTTGCCGCCGGTGCGGGTCCTGGCCGGCGCTCTGCACGTCAGCCCCGCGACGGTCGCCAAGGCGTACCAGGAGCTGCGGCATCGCGGTGTGGTGGAGACCGAGGGCCGACGCGGCACCCGGATCCGGGCCCGTCCACCCGTGACACCGACCCGGGCCGCGCTCCGTCTCGCCGTACCGGCAAATGTTCTTGATCTTTCTTCCGGTGAGCCCGATCTGCGTCTGCTGCCGCCGCTCGGCCCGCCGCTCCGGGCGGTCGCCGAGCGCGTCGGGCCGCCGCAGGGCTACACCTCGGCGGTGACCATGCCGGAGCTGGTCGAGGCGGCCCGCGCGCGGCTGCTCGATCAGGGCATTCCGGTCGCCGACGCGGCGATCGCGGTCACCGCCGGCACGCTCGACTCGATCGAGCGCCTGCTCATCGCCCATCTCCGGCCCGGTGACGCGGTCGCCGTCGAGGATCCGAGCTGGGCGAACCTGCTTGACCTGATCGCCGCCCTGGGCATGCGGCCGCTGCCGGTCACGATCGACGAGGAGGGTCCGGAGCCGGAGTCGCTCGCCGCCGCTCTGCGGGCCGGCGCGCGTGCCGTGATGATCACCGTCCGCGCGCAGAACCCGACCGGCGCCCTGGTCAGCGCGGCCCGTGCCGCCACGCTGCGGGACCTGCTCGCCGAGCACCCCGACCTCCTGCTGGTGGAGGATGATCACGCCGCCGAGCTGGCCACCGAGCCGCCGCACGTGATCGGCCCGGTGACCCGATGGTGGGCCTTCGTCCGTTCCGCCTCGAAGCCCTTCGGGCCCGACCTGCGCATCGCGGTGCTGGCCGGCGACGAGACCTCGATCGCCCGGGTCACCGGCCGGATGCGGATCGGCATGGGCTGGGTCTCCACCCTGTCGCAGCGGCTGTTGCTCGAGCTCTGGCGCGACGCCGGGGTCACCGAGCTGGTCGCCGGGGCGGCCCGGTCCTATGCCGGTCGCCGCCGTGCCCTGCTCGACCTGCTGCGGGAGCAGGGCATTCCGGCGTTCGGCGCCGCCGGGATCAACGTCTGGGTGCCGGTCACCGACGAGACGCACGCGGTCGCCACCCTGCGCGACGCGGGTTACGCGGTGGCGCCCGGCGCCCGGTTCCGGGTCTCGTCGCCGCCCGGCGTCCGGATCACCATCGGCCCGCTCGACGAACCGGACCTTCCCCCGCTCGCCCGTGCGGTCGCGGCCGCCGCCCGCCCGGTCGGCGGCATCGTGATGAGGTGA
- a CDS encoding protein kinase, protein MAVRQMLVAGRYRLLEPVGAGGMGRVWLARDQMLDRDVAIKEIVPPDWMSDAEKDRLHSRTLREARSAARLTHPHVVRVYDVVHAEGLSWIVMEYVASRSLYQVLTSKGPYPPIEAARIGLAVLDALTAAHRAGVLHRDVKPHNVLIGSDGRVLLTDFGLATFVDDGMITTPGLIVGSPQYVSPERARDGASTVESDLWSFGATLYATVEGRSPYARDSAMATLAALATELPDRAVRAGPLGPIIDELLRYEPGERLSADEAERRLRAVIEPVAPGRDPAGASDGASVGSAVVRRDPGGSDGAAAEPTADLPDVQSDLDTPNLTDLDRAVVPAFPVRAGLAGDPGETGEVAVPAGAEDSDDWWHPAEEERDFARGSYIDGTFTSSEVLTRSAAARDRYHGGHASSDHQASSGSGSSSGSGFSGGRGAFGGGGSSGGRGTFGERATFGGRGSFSGRGSFSGRGAESDPGQAGSDLPRPRPRPRPNREPAAAGDPATSPSARRGNQAPLHTIPAPRSPVSGPLTGNQPTPGPRRARGISTRLVVAGLLAAVVVGGSLLSVHLIAREDSAPQILRPPAASSSVNKSLPRSSAVASKNRASASENRASASQNRASPPVGSQSPASPTAGPRSRASPTVSAPPRSPSAGAGFSPVACDARPPGGIPTAPKDGAARGVNGWELQTGWSYFTDGSGFHLPVPDGWTYQRIGTTYCFRDPHSARVLSLDVGRRPATDPEQGCRAEDRRLRQTRRIRDYTLIAVTPVTLLPEAADWDYRYRSATGVLRRATTRWITGGGRAYALGWATPETTWPTDLGKLQMIRGTFYTDTPLSTAPARS, encoded by the coding sequence ATGGCGGTCAGGCAGATGCTCGTCGCAGGCCGGTACCGTCTCCTGGAACCGGTCGGCGCAGGCGGGATGGGACGGGTCTGGCTGGCCCGGGATCAGATGCTGGACCGGGATGTCGCGATCAAGGAGATCGTCCCACCCGACTGGATGTCCGACGCCGAGAAGGACCGGCTGCACAGCCGGACCCTGCGTGAGGCGCGCAGCGCGGCCCGGCTGACCCATCCGCACGTGGTCCGGGTGTACGACGTGGTGCACGCCGAGGGGCTGTCCTGGATCGTGATGGAGTACGTCGCGTCCCGGTCGCTCTACCAGGTGCTGACCAGCAAGGGGCCGTACCCGCCGATCGAGGCGGCGCGGATCGGCCTGGCCGTGCTGGACGCGCTGACCGCGGCGCACCGGGCCGGGGTGCTGCACCGCGACGTCAAGCCGCACAACGTGCTGATCGGCTCCGACGGCCGGGTGTTGCTGACCGATTTTGGCCTGGCCACGTTCGTCGACGACGGCATGATCACCACGCCGGGGCTGATCGTGGGCTCGCCGCAGTACGTGTCGCCGGAGCGGGCCCGGGACGGCGCCTCCACGGTGGAGTCGGATCTGTGGTCGTTCGGGGCGACGCTGTACGCGACGGTGGAGGGGCGGTCGCCGTATGCGCGGGACAGCGCGATGGCGACGTTGGCGGCGCTGGCCACCGAGCTTCCGGATCGGGCGGTGCGGGCTGGGCCGCTCGGGCCGATCATCGACGAGCTTCTTCGGTACGAGCCGGGGGAAAGGCTGAGTGCGGACGAGGCCGAGCGCAGGTTGCGGGCGGTGATCGAGCCCGTTGCGCCGGGTCGTGACCCGGCGGGCGCGAGTGACGGGGCGTCTGTGGGGTCGGCTGTGGTCCGTCGTGATCCGGGGGGCTCGGATGGGGCGGCCGCTGAGCCAACTGCGGATCTGCCGGATGTTCAGAGCGATCTTGACACCCCGAATCTGACCGATCTGGATCGGGCTGTGGTGCCGGCTTTTCCGGTTCGGGCTGGTCTGGCGGGGGATCCTGGGGAGACGGGTGAGGTTGCGGTTCCCGCCGGAGCCGAGGACTCCGACGACTGGTGGCATCCGGCTGAGGAGGAAAGGGACTTCGCCCGGGGTAGCTATATCGATGGGACGTTCACCAGTTCTGAGGTGCTCACGCGGAGCGCCGCTGCTCGCGACCGCTACCACGGCGGTCACGCCTCGTCCGATCACCAGGCCTCCAGCGGCTCGGGTTCGTCCAGCGGCTCGGGTTTCTCCGGCGGTCGTGGCGCTTTCGGCGGTGGTGGTTCTTCTGGCGGTCGTGGCACTTTCGGCGAGCGTGCCACTTTCGGCGGGCGTGGCTCTTTCAGCGGTCGTGGCTCTTTCAGCGGACGTGGGGCGGAAAGCGACCCTGGTCAGGCCGGCTCCGACTTGCCGCGGCCCCGGCCACGGCCCCGCCCGAACCGGGAGCCGGCCGCCGCGGGGGATCCCGCGACCAGCCCGTCCGCCCGTCGCGGCAACCAGGCGCCGCTCCACACGATCCCGGCCCCCCGGTCACCGGTCTCCGGGCCGTTGACCGGGAACCAGCCGACGCCCGGTCCCCGGCGAGCCAGGGGAATCAGCACCCGACTGGTCGTAGCCGGCCTGCTCGCGGCCGTAGTGGTCGGCGGCAGCCTGCTCAGCGTCCATCTGATCGCCCGGGAGGACTCCGCCCCACAGATCCTGAGGCCGCCGGCCGCGTCGTCGTCCGTGAACAAGTCCCTGCCCCGGTCGTCGGCTGTTGCCTCCAAGAACCGGGCGTCTGCTTCCGAGAACCGGGCGTCTGCGTCCCAGAACCGGGCGTCGCCGCCCGTTGGGTCCCAGTCCCCGGCGTCCCCGACCGCTGGGCCCCGGTCCCGGGCATCGCCGACCGTCTCGGCACCACCGCGATCGCCGTCGGCGGGCGCCGGATTCTCCCCGGTCGCCTGCGACGCGCGGCCACCCGGCGGCATCCCGACCGCCCCGAAGGACGGCGCGGCCCGAGGCGTCAACGGCTGGGAGTTGCAGACCGGCTGGTCATACTTCACCGACGGCAGCGGATTCCACCTCCCGGTCCCGGACGGCTGGACCTACCAGCGGATCGGCACCACCTACTGCTTCCGGGACCCGCACAGCGCCCGGGTACTGAGCCTGGACGTAGGCCGCCGCCCGGCCACCGACCCGGAACAGGGCTGCCGTGCCGAGGACCGCCGCTTGCGCCAGACCCGGCGGATCCGCGACTACACACTGATCGCGGTCACCCCGGTGACCCTCCTGCCCGAGGCCGCCGACTGGGACTACCGCTACCGCTCCGCCACCGGCGTACTCCGCCGCGCCACCACCCGCTGGATCACCGGAGGTGGCCGTGCCTACGCCCTCGGCTGGGCCACCCCGGAGACCACCTGGCCCACCGACCTCGGCAAACTCCAGATGATCCGAGGCACGTTCTACACCGACACCCCACTCTCCACCGCCCCAGCCCGCAGCTGA
- a CDS encoding DUF3046 domain-containing protein yields the protein MRLTDFWRRLEQAFGAPYARSFAADHAFGELGGRTIDESIAQGIDTATIWRAVVTNYPDRVPSQLH from the coding sequence GTGCGATTGACGGACTTCTGGAGACGCCTTGAACAGGCGTTCGGGGCGCCTTACGCCCGCAGCTTCGCGGCCGATCACGCCTTCGGGGAGCTGGGCGGCCGCACCATCGACGAATCCATTGCTCAGGGTATCGATACCGCTACCATCTGGCGCGCCGTGGTGACCAACTACCCCGATCGAGTGCCGTCCCAGCTGCACTGA
- a CDS encoding bifunctional pyridoxamine 5'-phosphate oxidase family protein/GNAT family N-acetyltransferase, whose product MTDVYAATDRTTATRTRGRMHYERETAHAILDEAFDCSVGFVVDGAPRVLPTLHVRVGETLYLHGSTGGRMALAARADGIPVCVSVTLLDGLVYGRSQFHHSANYRSVVALGTARQVTDPAEKAAAMLALVEKTGAGRSADSRPPTGQEMAQTSVLALPLAEVSVRVRAGGVVDDEADLDLPHWAGVLPIRRVAGPPETEPGVPAPPPAYLSGNPATAWQTPVVLAGRHVRLEPLSPSHAPGLFKALDDEEVWRYIPVPRARTVDDVAADIAEVIRGQWRGDRSGWAQVDPATGEVMGMTTYHDVDPDRRSVGIGHTMLGRRWWRSAVNTEAKLLLLERAFDVLGAAKVFWYTDIRNERSQRAIARLGASRDGVIRRQRLRPDGSWRDTVVFAMTADEWPAAAQRLRDRLAAG is encoded by the coding sequence ATGACCGACGTCTACGCCGCTACCGACCGCACCACCGCGACCCGTACGCGCGGCCGCATGCACTACGAGCGGGAGACGGCGCACGCCATTCTCGACGAGGCGTTCGACTGCTCGGTCGGCTTCGTGGTGGACGGTGCGCCCCGGGTGCTGCCGACCCTGCACGTCCGGGTCGGCGAGACGCTCTACCTGCATGGTTCCACCGGCGGCCGGATGGCGCTGGCGGCCCGGGCCGACGGCATTCCGGTCTGCGTGAGCGTGACCCTGCTCGACGGTCTGGTCTACGGGCGCTCCCAGTTCCACCACAGCGCGAACTACCGCTCGGTCGTCGCGCTCGGCACCGCCCGCCAGGTCACCGACCCGGCGGAGAAGGCCGCGGCCATGCTGGCCCTGGTGGAGAAGACCGGCGCCGGCCGCTCCGCGGACAGCCGCCCGCCGACCGGGCAGGAGATGGCCCAGACCAGCGTGCTGGCCCTGCCGCTGGCCGAGGTGTCGGTGCGGGTCCGGGCCGGCGGAGTGGTCGACGACGAGGCGGATCTCGACCTGCCGCACTGGGCCGGGGTGCTCCCGATCCGCCGGGTCGCCGGCCCGCCGGAGACCGAGCCGGGCGTCCCGGCTCCCCCGCCCGCCTACCTGTCGGGCAATCCGGCGACCGCCTGGCAGACCCCGGTCGTGCTGGCCGGCCGGCACGTCCGGTTGGAGCCGCTGTCCCCGTCGCACGCCCCGGGCCTGTTCAAGGCGCTGGACGACGAGGAGGTCTGGCGGTACATCCCGGTGCCCCGGGCGCGGACCGTGGACGACGTGGCGGCGGACATCGCCGAGGTGATCCGCGGGCAGTGGCGGGGCGACCGGTCCGGGTGGGCCCAGGTCGACCCGGCGACCGGCGAGGTGATGGGGATGACCACCTATCACGACGTCGACCCGGATCGCCGCTCGGTCGGGATCGGGCACACCATGCTGGGCCGCCGGTGGTGGCGCTCCGCGGTCAACACCGAGGCGAAGCTGTTGCTGCTGGAGCGGGCGTTCGACGTGCTCGGCGCGGCCAAGGTGTTCTGGTATACCGACATTCGCAACGAGCGGTCGCAGCGCGCGATCGCCCGGCTCGGCGCGAGCCGGGACGGGGTGATCCGCAGGCAGCGGCTGCGACCCGATGGCAGCTGGCGGGACACCGTAGTCTTCGCGATGACGGCGGACGAGTGGCCGGCCGCAGCCCAGCGCCTGCGTGACCGACTCGCGGCCGGTTGA
- the recA gene encoding recombinase RecA — protein sequence MVAAPDREKALELALAQIDKQFGKGSVMRLGERPVTQMAVIPTSSIALDVALGVGGLPRGRVVEIYGPESSGKTTVALHAVANAQKAGGTAAFIDAEHALDPDYARALGVDTDALLVSQPDTGEQALEITDMLIRSGAIDIIVIDSVAALVPRAEIEGEMGDSHVGLQARLMSQALRKITGVLNNTNTTAIFINQLREKIGVMFGSPETTTGGRALKFYSSVRLDVRRIESLKDGTDVIGNRTRVKVVKNKVAAPFKQAEFDIMYGKGISREGSLIDVGVEQSIIRKSGAWYTYDGDQLGQGKEKAREFLKENPDVAAEIEKKILEKLGVGQTTGDATGGPELPPVDF from the coding sequence ATGGTGGCAGCACCGGACCGGGAAAAGGCGCTCGAACTGGCGCTGGCACAGATCGACAAGCAGTTCGGCAAGGGCTCGGTGATGCGTCTCGGCGAGCGGCCGGTGACGCAGATGGCCGTGATCCCGACGAGCTCCATCGCTCTCGACGTGGCACTCGGTGTCGGCGGTCTGCCGCGCGGCCGGGTCGTCGAGATCTACGGGCCGGAGTCCAGCGGTAAGACCACGGTCGCGCTGCACGCGGTGGCCAACGCGCAGAAGGCCGGCGGCACCGCGGCGTTCATCGACGCGGAGCACGCGCTCGACCCGGACTACGCGCGGGCCCTCGGCGTCGACACCGACGCCCTGCTGGTGTCCCAGCCGGACACCGGTGAGCAGGCGCTGGAGATCACGGACATGCTGATCCGCTCCGGCGCGATCGACATCATCGTCATCGACTCGGTCGCGGCCCTGGTGCCGCGCGCCGAGATCGAGGGCGAGATGGGTGACAGCCACGTCGGTCTGCAGGCCCGGCTGATGAGCCAGGCGCTGCGGAAGATCACCGGCGTGCTCAACAACACCAACACCACCGCGATCTTCATCAACCAGCTCCGCGAGAAGATCGGCGTCATGTTCGGCTCGCCGGAGACCACCACCGGTGGTCGCGCGCTGAAGTTCTACTCCTCGGTCCGGCTCGACGTCCGGCGTATCGAGAGCCTGAAGGACGGCACCGACGTGATCGGTAACCGGACCCGGGTCAAGGTCGTGAAGAACAAGGTCGCGGCGCCGTTCAAGCAGGCCGAGTTCGACATCATGTATGGCAAGGGCATCTCGCGCGAGGGCTCGCTGATCGACGTCGGCGTCGAGCAGAGCATCATCCGCAAGTCCGGTGCGTGGTACACGTACGACGGCGACCAGCTCGGTCAGGGCAAGGAGAAGGCTCGGGAGTTCCTCAAGGAGAACCCGGACGTCGCCGCCGAGATCGAGAAGAAGATCCTGGAGAAGCTCGGCGTCGGCCA
- the leuE gene encoding leucine efflux protein LeuE gives MLGITDFWTYVLGVVAIILLPGPNSIFVLSVGARRGVRAGYTAASGVFLGDAVLMVLSATGVSSLLGTYPPLFLVLKYAGAAYLAWVGVNILRGAWGRWRHRGEVAATAVEDEPAEMQRPFRRALVISLLNPKAILFFVSFFIQFVQPGYPHPALSFLVLGAVVQFFSALYLTALIFGGRFLAGQFERRRRLAAGATTAVGALFVGFSIKLATASLG, from the coding sequence GTGCTGGGCATCACTGATTTCTGGACGTACGTGCTCGGCGTGGTGGCCATCATCCTGCTGCCCGGGCCGAATTCGATCTTCGTGCTCTCGGTCGGCGCGCGTCGCGGCGTCCGGGCGGGATATACCGCCGCGTCCGGGGTCTTCCTCGGCGACGCGGTGCTGATGGTCCTGTCGGCGACCGGCGTGTCCTCGCTGCTCGGCACGTATCCGCCGCTGTTCCTGGTGTTGAAGTACGCCGGCGCCGCCTACCTGGCCTGGGTGGGAGTGAACATCCTGCGCGGCGCCTGGGGCCGGTGGCGGCATCGGGGCGAGGTGGCGGCCACCGCGGTCGAGGACGAGCCGGCCGAGATGCAGCGCCCGTTCCGGCGGGCACTGGTGATCAGCCTGCTCAACCCGAAGGCGATCCTGTTCTTCGTCTCGTTCTTCATCCAGTTCGTCCAGCCGGGATATCCGCATCCCGCCCTGTCGTTCCTGGTTCTCGGGGCGGTCGTGCAGTTCTTCAGCGCGCTGTACCTGACCGCGCTGATCTTCGGAGGCCGCTTCCTGGCCGGCCAGTTCGAGCGCCGCCGGCGATTGGCGGCCGGGGCGACGACGGCGGTGGGCGCACTGTTCGTCGGCTTCAGCATCAAGCTCGCCACCGCCAGCCTGGGCTGA